ATGGCGGGCAGGCCCGTGGCCCGGGCTGCATGGCGGGCTTTGAGAATCGCGTTTTCAATAAAGGTAAGGCCGGTTTCCTCGGCAGACTCAACGCCCAGAGTGGTCTGGGCGACAATGTCGAGGCCGAAATTATTCAGAAGATCAGCCAGTTCACGCACTTTACCGGCATTCCCGGTGGCGAGGACAACTTTTTGCATCAGAGAGATCCTGTGGTTACAACGTGGTTGGCAGCAATTCGGCCACGGCGGCGGGGATCTGCCGTGGCTGGCTTATCAGCACCTGCTTGTGGCGGCCCAGCTCACCTTTTTCAATGGTGACCTGGCTTTTGGCCACCCGGAATTGCCTGGCAAGATATTTGGTCAGATGGGCATTGGCCTGCCCGTCTACCGGGGGGGCCGTAATGGCGACTTTTAACTCATCGCCATAGAGCCCGACAATCGCGTCGCGGCTGGCTTTAGGCTGAATATACAGCCTTAACACCAGCCCGTTTTCTGTCTGGCTTACGGCACTCACAGTAAATACCAGAGCCCCGGAAACAGATCCATGCCCAGATAATTCAGGAGATACAGCACCAGAATGACACCCATCGCGGAGAAGTCTATCCCGCCCATGGCCGGAATAATGCGGCGGATGGGGGCCATCATCGGCTCGGTCATCTGCATCAGCACATATTCAATCGGGCTGCGTCCCTGGCTTATCCAGCTCATCAGAGAGCGAATAATAATCACCCAGAATACCAGGCTCCCGGCGGACTTCAGCAGCGACAGCAGCCCCACCAGCAGGTTCATGGGATCCAGGCTCAGCACCCCGGCCTGAATCAGCAACAGCACCGGATACTTAATGGTGGTCAGAATAAACGCCAGCAGCAAAGAGGCGCTGTCAATCGGCCCGATGGCGGGAATAACCCGGCGCAGGGGGCCGATAATCGGCTGGGTAATTTTGACAATAAACTGTGAAAACGGATTGTAAAAGTCACAACGGGACCACTGCATCCAGATACGCAGTAGCAGGACCATTACATACAGTTCAATGAGAGTTTTGACCAGAAAAGTCAACGTCAGCATGGCGTTCCTCTGTGTTATTAGCGCGCTGCGTAATTGCGCGCGCCGAAAATTGCCGTTCCAATGCGCACCATGGTGCTGCCTGCCGCGATGGCGGCGTCCATATCATCGGTCATACCCAGTGAGAGTGTATCGGCACTGGGGTAGCGTGCCTGAAGCTGCTGTAATGCCCCGGCCATCTGGCGGGCGACGGCAAGCTGGCGCTGGTAGTCGCTCTCCGGGGCCGGGATAGCCATCAGACCGCGCAGCACCAGGCCCGGTAACGGGGCGACCTGGGCGGCCAGTGCATCCAGCTCACTTAACCCAATGCCGGATTTGCTGGTCTCATCGCTGATGTTTATCTGAATCAGGACATTAAGCGGGGCCATTTCTGCCGGGCGCTGTTCACTCAGCCGGGTGGCGATTTTCAGCCGGTCTACCGTATGGCACCAGTCGAAGTGCTCCGCGACCAGGCGGCTTTTGTTGGACTGCAGCGGCCCGATAAAGTGCCACACCAGATCCCGCTGGCTCGCTTCCTGAAAATAGCGGATTTTATCCACCCCTTCCTGAACATAGTTTTCGCCAAAGGCGCGCTGGCCCGCAAGGATTGCCTGTTCGATATCGCTCGCAGGTTTGGTTTTACTGACTGCAAGCAGGGTCACTTCTTTCGGGTCTCTGCCGCAACGCTGTGCAGCGGCAGAGATCCGTTGATGAACCTGCGCTAAATTGTCGGCAATGTGATTCATGGTAGAGATGCCTGAAATGGAAGAATTAGTGGCCCATAGTGTAAAGCATTATGTCTCTGATCTACACCTGTGTACCGGGTTTGGCTGCTGGTGGCGCCGGGCCGGTATTCTGGAGGCGGCACCGCTGGTTTTCCCCGAACCAGCGGCGCTGCTGGCCGGCTGGCTGACACCCCAGCAGCAGCTGCGCTTTGAGCGCGACCGGCAGCTGGATTTTGCCGTAACGCTTGCCTGTGGCCAGCGCCTGCGGGCCAATGCGTTTCGCCAGCGGCTGGGGGTCTCCCTGGCGCTGCGTATTCTGCCCAGACACTGCCCGTCGCTGGCAACGCTGGCGCCCCCCGCAGCCCTGGAGGGGGCCTTGTCCCGGCACAGCGGGATCCTGCTGGTGACCGGGGCGACCGGCAGCGGTAAGTCTACCAGCCTGGCGGCGATGGTGGGGTGGCTGGCGCAGCAGGGGCGCCATATTGTGTGCCTTGAAGATCCGCTGGAGTACCTGCACCCGCCCGGGAATGGCCTGGTACAACAGCGGGAGATAGGCGAGCATTGCCTGTCATTCAGTGACGGGCTGCGCGCGGCCCTGCGTGAAGATCCGGATGTCATCCTGCTGGGTGAGCTACGGGACGCAGAAACCATCCGCCTGGCGCTGACGGCGGCAGAGACCGGCCACCTGGTGCTGGGCACCCTGCATACCCGTGGTGCCTGTCAGGCGGTTTCGCGGCTGGTGGATGTCTTCCCGGATGCGGGGAAAGATGTTGTGCGGGCACAGCTGGCAGAGAGCCTGTGTGCCGTGCTGGCCCAGCGCCTGGTGGCCGCCCGGGCAGGGGGGCGGGTGGCGCTGTTTGAACTGCTGCTGAATACCACGGCGGTGGCAAACCTTATCCGCGAGGGGAAAACCCACCAGTTGCCCGGCATCCTGCAGACCGGGCGCGGGGTCGGGATGCAGAACTTCGCCCACAGCCTGGCAGAGCGCCAGGCGGCGGGGGAGCTGGCATAGCCTGCGGGGCTCAGGGGTGCTGTTCGAACCAGCTTTCCAGGATAACCACGGCAGAGGCGGAATCCACGCTGCCTTTGTCCAGCGCCCGGAAGCCGCCCTGTTCAAACAGCCCGGCCCGGGCTTCCACGGTGGTTAAGCGCTCGTCGTGCAGGGTGACGCTCACCCCGAAACGCCCGTGGAGGCGGTTGGCAAATTTCCGGGCCCGGCCGGTCAGCGGCTGTTCGCTGCCGTCCATATTCAGCGGCAGCCCGACGATAATATCATCCGGCTGCCACTCTTTAAGCAGGCGCTCCACGGCGTTCCAGTCCGGTGTGCCGTCTCTGGCTTTGAGCGCGTGCAGCGGGCGGGCGGTGCCGGTAATGCGCTGGCCAATGGCCACGCCTATGCTCTTAGTACCAAAGTCAAAAGCCAGTGAAGTGCCGCTACTCATCAGGCGTGTCCTGCATCAACGGGCATATTGTGAATATCAATGCCAATCAGTTTAGCCGCTTCGCGCCAGCGATCGGCAATCGGGGTTTTAAAGAGAATATTGAGGTCTGCCGGTGCCGTCAGCCAGGCGTTATCCAGGATCTCCTGCTCCAGCTGGCCCCGCTGCCAGGAGGCGTAACCCAGGGCCACCAGAATATGCTCTGGCTGTTTGTCGGTGCCGATGGTTTCAAGCACATCCCGGGAGGTGGTCACGATAGTATTATCAGAGATACGGATGCTGGCGCTGAATATATCCGGTGGCGTATGGAGGATAAAACCGCGATCCTCTGCCAGCGGGCCGCCCACGAAGACTGGCTTGTCCAGCCGGGCTTCTGGATCACGCAACGCGGGATCAATTTTCAGCTTATCCAGCACTTCCCGGACATTGAGCCCTTCCAGCGGCTTGTTGATAATCAGCCCCATGGCGCCGTCTTCATTGTATTCGCAGATATAAACCACCGTGCGTCTGAACAGTGGATCCCGGAGACCGGGCATGGCAATCAGAAAGTGGTGCTGTAAATTCATTGTCAAAGTCAGGGGTTCCCGGTTAGAAACGATGGCCCAGTATGGAGGGAAAGTGCGCCGGTGTCACTGAGCCCGGCGCGTGAATAAGGGGTGGGGCTACCCACCCCGGCGGCTTATTTTGCCAGGCGGCGCTCGATGGCGTCCATCAGCATGCCGGTGATAGAGATCGGGAATTGCGCCTCGATTTCCCGTACACAGGTGGGGCTGGTGACGTTTATCTCAGTCAGACGATCGCCAATGATATCCAGGCCCACGAAGATAAGCCCTTTTTGCTTCAGCACGGGGGCGACCCGGCGGGCAATGGCCCAGTCGCTTTCGGTCAGCGGGCGCGGCTCGCCCCGGCCACCGGCGGCCAGGTTACCACGGGTCTCCCCCCCTTGCGGGATACGCGCCAGGCAGTAAGGCACGGGCTCCCCGTCGACCACCAGCACGCGCTTGTCGCCGTCTTTAATGGCTGGCAGATAGTTCTGAGCCATACAGTAGCGGGTGCCAAGGGCGGTCAGGGTTTCGCCAATGACCGGCAGGTTAGGATCCCCGGCTTTCACCCGGAAAATAGACGAGCCGCCCATACCATCCAGCGGTTTGAGGATGATATCGCCATGTTTTTCATAAAACGCTTTGAGCTGCGCTTTGTTGCGGGTCACCAGGGTGTCCGGGGTGAGATCCGCAAACCAGGCGGTGAACAGTTTTTCGTTACAGTCGCGCAGGCTCTGGGGTTTGTTGACAATCAGTGTGCCTTTATCTTCCGCGCGCTCCAGAATATAGGTGGCGTAGATAAATTCCGTGTCGAACGGCGGATCTTTACGCATCAGGATCACGTCAAGGTCACCCAGCGCCATATCCTGCTCAGTGCCAAACTCGTACCACTTGTCGTAATTCTGCTCAACGCTGACCAGACGGGTGCGGGCCCGGGCTTCGCCCTGGGTCAGGTAGAGGTCAGACATCTCCATATAGTGCAGCTCATAGCCGCGGCGCTGGGCTTCCAGCAGCATCGCGAAGCTGGTGTCTTTTTTGATATTGATAGTCGCAATGGGATCCATCACGATACCGAGCTTAATCATGGTTATTCTCCTGTAGCGCCTGGTTAGCAGGCCTTAGCCCAGATCGCCAAACCGCACCTGAAGGGCGGTAATAGCGGTGAGTGCAGTCGTCTCGGTGCGCAGAACCCGTGGCCCGAGCAGAATATCGGTAAACTGATATTTTGCCGTCATGGCGATTTCGTCCGCCGACAGGCCACCTTCCGGGCCGATCAGCAGGCGCACCTGCTCCACGGGCTGGGGCAGGGTATTGATACTCTGGTGGGCTCTGGGGTGTAAATTGAGCTTCAGCCCCGTGGTCTCTTCTGCACACCACTGTTCTAAATTCATCACCGGGCGAATGTCCGGAATGCGGTTGCGGCCGCACTGTTCGCAGGCGGCAATGGCGATTTTCTGCCACTGCTGGCGTTTTTTCTCCAGCCGTTCGGCATCCAGTTTTACGCCGCAACGTTCGGAAAACAGCGGGGTAATGACGTTGACCCCCAGCTCAATGGATTTCTGAATGGTGAACTCCATTTTTTCACCACGGGACATGACCTGGCCCAGGTGGATATGCAGGGGCGACTCGCGATCGTCCACTTCACCACTGAGCACCTGCACCTGCACCCGTTTTTTATCTGCCTGGACAATTTCAGCGTTAAATATCTGGTTACTGCCATCAAATAGCTGAATTGCCTGGCCCGGGCCCATACGCAGCACGCGGGCGACATGGCCTGCGGCGTCATCGCTCAGTGCCAGTTGCTGACCCTGGGTTACCGGGGCCGGGTGGTAAATACGGGGAATGCGCATCGGGTTCGTTATCCGTCAGGGCCGGCGGTGGCCGCCAGCCTGTTAAACATGTGCGCTAGTGTAGGTTAGCTCTTTTGCCTGTGGCAAGCCCGCCGCACCAGGATCAGCGCTGCAGGGCCGTGAGGATCCCGACCGGGGGCCGCCGGGCGCAGGCCTTCTGCACATAAGGGTTGTGGTTGCCCTGAAGTGCGGCGATCCGACCGTCGCGCTTACACTCCCACGGGGTGACCGGGTACTGTCTATCCCAGGCGGTAAACAACTGTGTCTGCTGGCGCGACAGGCGCAGCTGATAGCGGTCACGCATATAGAAATAGGTGCGGGCAATGGCGCCTCTGGCCCGTGGCGGGGGCTCGGCCATTCTGGCTTTAAAATCGACTTTCATTTCGCAGCGCCCGTACTGGCGCTCTCCGCCGTGCCACTGGCTGTACATGAAATTGCCCCGATCCCCATTCACCTCGCCCACCGCAGGCTGCAGATTGTGCATATCGCTTTCCATCTGGCGATACAGGGGATCCCGGGCGCAGTTTTTGCGCCCGCCATCCTGCCAGCACTGGCGCTGGTTGCCAAATTGCCAGGCGGGCACCACATGTTCCCACTCGACCCGGCTGGCGCGGCCGGGGTTTTTGCGCACCTGATACCCGCAGGATCGCAGGTCAATATGTCCTTTTTTCCCCTGCCAGGTAATTTTACAACCGCAGTAAAAATCCCCCGGGACATCGGCATTGACTTTAACGCCTGCGGCTTTTGCCCGGGAGAAGGAGTGGATCCCGGCAGCGGTGGCGCTACCGGTCACCAGCGCCGGGATAAGTACCCCCGCCGCCAGCATAAATTTGCGAGCCATCTTCCAGTTCCCTGCTAAACGTGAAGCGAAAAACTACCGGAGACAGGCCCCGGTTGCAACCGTTAGCGGGAAAATAGCCTGATAATTCAGCTTGTTGTCTGATCGGGTAACAGGATATCGCCACAATGGACACAGCGGTACTGGCTTTCCCCGCGCAGGACGCGGTTGTGGCGGCGCACTGTCAGCATGTGCTGCTGGCAACGGCAGCGGTAGGGGAAGCTCTTCTGGCGTACAGAGGCGGTGGCGAACTGGTGGGTGCGCCGGGCGGGCACGCCGAGCACGGTTTCCATCATCCACTTCCACTCTTTACCGTGGGGGGCGACCCGGCCAAACACGGTCCACACCAGCAGGTGGGCCAGTTCGTGGGGCACCACTTCGTCAATAAATGCCTGCTGGTTTTCCAGCAGTAGCACCGGGTTGAGGCGGATTTCGTTGCGCTCCGGCCAGGCGGTTCCGGCGGCCATACCGCGCTGCTGCCAGGTGACTACCGGTTCGGCAAACTCCTGGTGAAAGTGGGCGCGGGCTTGTTGCAGGTGGTGGCGCAGGCTGTTCATGACGGCCTGCACCAGCGCAATAGGGATTCGTGGGGTTTTCATGGCCGTTGAGCATAAGAGCAGCCGGGGCCGCTGGCAAGGGGCGGCGGTATATTTGGTGGGTATATACCCGGTGCATCCGCGCCGGGCCATAAAAAAGGTTCTTCTGGCTGCCATCCTGGCAGCCAGTCCTTGAGCCGCACCTGCGTTTCCGCCGATTGCCTTTATGCGGGGGTTTAACACCCTCGCGGTCATTAACTGGCATTCAGCGGCATTTCAGCCCCTGAAACTGTTTTGTTTTACCGCAGGGGTTTTCCAGTCCCGCGTAAAAGAAACTGGCGGCGCGAAGCTGAAAAGACCAGGGGTGGCGGCCCGGATGGCCGCCACAGGGAGGGCTGAGACAGGATGTCGAATCCCGACCGGACCGCAGGATTAAGGCGCAGCAGAGCGTATCGCGTCAGCGACAGTTTCCCCGCGGGCCGGGGGTATCCCTAAAGGGGAATCGGCATTCCCCTTTAGGACGCGACCAGGTTCAGGTGCAACAGAGAAATACCGGTGCTCGGGGAGCGGAACCCGTTCACCGGGCGTTCATATGCCCGAACCTGAAGCGGGAGAGAATCGCCATTCTCACAAACCACTCGCGCGGAGCCATAAAAAAGCCCCGCGTGGTAACGCGGGGCGAAGGGCAATGCTCAGAAGCGAATATTAGTTATGCAGGCCGATTTCACGTAACGGGCGGCCTTTCATCAGGTTGCGTTCAATATGCTCCAGAGAGACATGTTTTGTCTCCGGCACCAGCCACAGGGTCAGGCCAATAAACAGCAGGTTCAGCGCGGCGTATACCCAGAAGGTGTTGGCGCTGCCCAGGTTGTTGAGCATGGTCAGGAAGGTGGCCCCGACAATCATATTCGCCACCCAGTTAGTGGCGGTAGAGCAGGTGATACCAAAATCGCGGCCTTTCAGCGGCTGAATTTCAGAGCACAGTACCCAAATCAGCGGACCGGCGCTCATGGCGAAACCGATAATGAACATCAGCAGCATGGCAACGGCAACGTACTGAGCCGTGGCGGAGTGAATACCCACATGCATCATAGTGCCGAGGGTGCCCATACCAACCGCCATCACCATAAAGCCGAGGATAAGGGTGGGTTTACGGCCCCAGCGATCCACCAGACCGATGGCGATAAAGGTAGCCAGCACGTTAGTCAGCCCCACGATAACCGTCCCCCACATCTGTTCTGTGGTGTTGGCATAACCCGCCAGCTGGAAGATTTTCGGCGCGTAATACATGATGACGTTCATCCCGGTAAACTGCTGCATGACCTGCAACAGCACCCCGAGGAAGACCGCCCGGCGGAAGTTGCTGTTCTCTTTAAACAGTGACCAGCCGCTCTGTTTGACTTTCAGGCTTTCGCGGATCTCGTCCAGCTCGCGGCGGGCCTCTTCACTGCTGTCGCGCAGGCCAAGCAGTACCCGCTCGGCGTCGTGGAAGCGGTGCTTGGCGGCAAACCAGCGCGGGCTGTCCGGCAGGAAGAACACCCCAATCAGCAGCAGCACCGCCGGGATAATAATCACGCCCAGCATCCAGCGCCACGCGCCGGAATAGCTGAATGCGGTATCGGAAAGATACGCCGCCAGGATGCCGATGGTTATCATCAGCTGGTACATGGAGATCATACTGCCGCGGATCTTCTCCGGGGCGATTTCAGACAGGTAAAGCGGCGCGGTATACGACGCCACACCCACCGCCAGGCCCAGCAGCACGCGGGCAACAATCAGGATCTCCGGGTTGGGCGCAAAGGCGGAAAACAGAGAGCCGACCACAAACAGGATAGCGCCGATCATCAGGCTGTATTTGCGGCCCAGTTTAAACGACATCCAGCCACTGACCACGGCCCCCACGGCGGCACCGAACATCATGGAGCTGACCACCCACTCCTGCTGGTGGGCGGTAATCTGGAACTCATCGGCGATAAACGGCAGCGCACCGGCCACGACGCCGATATCCAGACCAAATAACAATCCGGCCAGCGCGGCCAGAAAACAGACAAAAAATGTCATGGTTTTGTTGGAACGTTTTGTGGATCGATTGTCAGGCATCACACCCTCCGGCAGCCGCAACGGGAAATTTGGATGAGTGAAGCATAAGAGAGGCCACTGCAAAAAGATGTGATAGTTATCACGCAAGTGTAATCGATTACACTTAGTTGTAATACCCCGGTAGTAGTGCAGTACGCGATATCAATGGCTTATCGTGATTTTTTTATGGGCAGTTTGCCTGAATATCCCTGCGGTACGGCTGGTTTACGGCAATGCGTTTTCGGGTTGCAGAAGTTAATGACGGGTACATCACAGTTTAATACAGGGGGAGTGTAATCGGTTCCATATACCTGGCAATACGGCAGCAAACAGGGGAGGAGTAGCGTCACAAACGGGGAAACAGGCCCGGCAGTGCCGGGCCCGGAAGGTGTGAGGGTTTATTTCAGACCGGCGGCTTCGCGCAGCTGCGCGGCTTTGTCGGTTTTTTCCCACGGGAAGGCTTCGCGGCCAAAGTGGCCGTATGCTGCCGTCTGCTGGTAGATCGGGTGCAGCAGGTCCAGCATCTGAATCAGCCCGTAAGGACGCAGGTCGAAGAATTCACGCACCAGCAGGATAAGCTGCTCAGCGGCGACTTTTTCAGTACCGAAGGTTTCCACCATGATGGAGGTCGGCTCCGCAACGCCGATAGCGTAAGAGACCTGGATTTCACAGCGATCCGCCAGACCGGCAGCCACAATGTTTTTCGCCACATAACGGGCAGCGTAAGCGGCAGAACGGTCAACTTTAGACGGATCCTTACCGGAGAATGCGCCGCCACCGTGGCGTGCCATACCGCCGTAGGTATCTACGATGATTTTACGCCCGGTCAGGCCGCAGTCGCCCATCGGGCCACCGATAACAAAACGGCCAGTCGGGTTGATGAAGAATTTGGTGGTCGGGTTCAGCCACTCTGCCGGCAGAACCGGCTTGATGATTTCATCCATAACCGCTTCATGAAGATCTTTCTGGGAGATATCTTCAGCGTGCTGAGTGGAGAGCACCACCGCGTCAATGCCGACAACTTTACCGTCGTCATACTGGAAGGTGACCTGGCTTTTCGCATCCGGGCGCAGCCACGGCAGCGTCCCGTTTTTACGCACTTCGGCCTGGCGCTGTACCAGACGGTGCGCATAGGTAATAGGGGCGGGCATCAGCACGTCGGTTTCATTGGTGGCGTAGCCGAACATCAGGCCCTGGTCACCGGCACCCTGCTCCAGCGGGTCGGTGCGGTCAACACCCTGGTTGATATCCGGAGACTGTTTACCAATGGCGCTCAGCACGGCGCAGGAGTTGGCATCAAACCCCATATCGGAGTTTACGTAGCCAATCTCACGCACGGTTTTACGGGTGATTTCTTCGATATCCACCCATGCGCTGGTGGTGATTTCGCCGCCAACCAGCACCATGCCGGTCTTCACATAGGTTTCACAGGCTACGCGCGCTTTAGGATCCTGCTCCAGGATAGCGTCAAGAACCGCATCGGAGATTTGGTCCGCAATTTTATCAGGATGCCCTTCAGAGACTGATTCGGACGTAAAAAGGTGTTTCGCCATATTAATTTCACCCTAAGAGAAAACGGTTGGAACAGGCTGCCGGGATGTTCGTTATAACTGGCAGAATCAACTGTAAAAAACCGTTGTATCCGCCATTCCCACTGTGGGCAGTCTGTATGTTAATCGGTATAGATGGATTAACTTCTGGATGGCTATTTTAGGTTAAGGGTTAAACGAATTGCCAGTTTTTTTTGATCCAGTCTGCATTCTTTCCGGAAAGGAGCGTCAATTTACGCTGACACCTGCCAGTAAATAGTCACCCCGGGTGATTTTTTATTTTGCCTTTTCGCCCGGTTGACGGTATAAAACGCCCCGCGCGGCTTAAGACCCTGCGCTCCAGGCGTTGAGCCTGATCGGGGAGGGCATTTTCCCGGTTTTCCGGAGCCAGAAACCAACAGCGCACGAGGGTTCGTGTCGCCACTTCCAGCCGTTATGTGCAGTGTAATTGTGGGGCTTTACAGCTAAGGCTTTGGCATATCGCATGTTGTCGTGCGTGGAGGTGATACGATTAATGAACCAGCGTTATAGCAACTCTTCAGTCTGCCGTTCTGGCGGGCGCGCTACTTTCAGATCCTGCAACACATTTCCAGGAACCCGCCGACGTTATTCCCGTTCCGGCATTTCTCAGCACTCCGGGGCCACTGTGGCCTGTCGTGAGCACTGAACAAGGGGGCTCTGGTCTTTGACCGGGCTATTCTCAGGGTGTTTCCAGTCCTGTATCAGGGGTGGATTTGTCTGTCTTGATGCTATGAAACTGAAACCGTTCGTACAGCTCAATATGCTACATATTTGCGCTGTTCATGGGTTGTTATCGCAGGTCACCCCTGTGATAGTAGTTTGCTGTTCTACACTTTTAACCAGGAAAGAGGTTCGCTATGTCTGACGATATTGAGATGACTCCGGGTACGTCAGTGGGCGAGCCAGGTGTATTACGTTCCATGCAGGAGGTGGCCATGAGCTCCCGGGAAGCCAGCAAGATGCTGCGTACTTACAATATTGCCTGGTGGGGCAATAACTACTACGACGTTAACGAACTGGGGCACATTAGCGTGTGTCCTGATCCGGATGTCCCGCAGGCCAAAGTGGATCTGGCAATGCTGGTGAAAGCCCGCGAGGCCCAGGGGCAACGCCTGCCTGCGCTGTTCTGCTTTCCGCAGATCCTGCAACACCGCCTGCGCTCCATTAACGCGGCCTTTAAACGGGCCCGCGAATCTTACGGCTACCGGGGGGATTACTTCCTGGTGTACCCGATTAAGGTTAACCAGCATAAGCGGGTTATTGAGTCGCTTATCCACTCCGGTGAGCCGCTGGGGCTGGAGGCGGGCTCCAAAGCGGAGCTGATGGCGGTACTGGCCCACGCCGGTATGACCCGCAGCGTAATTGTCTGTAATGGCTATAAAGACCGTGAATATATCCGCCTGGCGCTGATCGGTGAAAAGATGGGCCACAAGGTCTATCTGGTTATTGAAAAGATGTCTGAAATCGCCATGGTGCTGGAAGAGGCCGAGCGCCTGAACGTGGTGCCGCGCCTCGGGGTTCGCGCCCGCCTGGCCTCTCAGGGCTCCGGGAAATGGCAGTCTTCCGGCGGCGAGAAGTCTAAATTTGGCCTGGCGGCGACCCAGGTGTTGCAGCTGGTCGACATGCTGCGCGAGGCGAACCGTCTGGAGAGCCTGCAACTGCTGCACTTCCACCTTGGCTCGCAGATGGCGCAAATTCGCGACATTGCCACCGGGGTGCGCGAATCGGCCCGTTTCTATGTGGAGCTGCATAAGCTCGGGGTCAATATTCAGTGCTTTGACGTGGGCGGCGGCCTGGGGGTGGACTACGAAGGAACCCGCTCCCAGTCAGACTGCTCGGTAAACTACGGCCTGAATGAATATGCCAATAACATTATCTGGGCAATTGGCGACGCCTGTGAAGAGCATGGCCTGCCGCACCCGACGGTGATAACCGAATCGGGCCGCGCGGTAACCGCCCACCACACGGTGCTGGTCTCTAATATTATCGGCGTGGAGCGCAGCGAATACAGCGAAGTGCCCCCACCGGCAGCGGATGCGCCGCGAGCCCTGCAAAACCTGTGGGAGACCTGGCAGGATATGCAGGATCCGGGTAGCCGCCGCTCGCTGCGTGAATGGCTGCACGACAGCCAGATGGACCTGCACGATATTCACACCGGTTATTCCGCCGGGACGTTTGATCTTCGCCAGCGTGCCTGGGCTGAGCAGCTGTACCTCAATATGTGCCATGAGGTGCAAAAGCAGCTCGATCCCCAGAACCGTGCCCACCGCCCGATTATCGACGAACTGCAGGAGCGCATGGCAGACA
This Shimwellia blattae DSM 4481 = NBRC 105725 DNA region includes the following protein-coding sequences:
- the yggU gene encoding DUF167 family protein YggU, with product MSAVSQTENGLVLRLYIQPKASRDAIVGLYGDELKVAITAPPVDGQANAHLTKYLARQFRVAKSQVTIEKGELGRHKQVLISQPRQIPAAVAELLPTTL
- a CDS encoding YggT family protein, with amino-acid sequence MLTLTFLVKTLIELYVMVLLLRIWMQWSRCDFYNPFSQFIVKITQPIIGPLRRVIPAIGPIDSASLLLAFILTTIKYPVLLLIQAGVLSLDPMNLLVGLLSLLKSAGSLVFWVIIIRSLMSWISQGRSPIEYVLMQMTEPMMAPIRRIIPAMGGIDFSAMGVILVLYLLNYLGMDLFPGLWYLL
- a CDS encoding YggS family pyridoxal phosphate-dependent enzyme encodes the protein MNHIADNLAQVHQRISAAAQRCGRDPKEVTLLAVSKTKPASDIEQAILAGQRAFGENYVQEGVDKIRYFQEASQRDLVWHFIGPLQSNKSRLVAEHFDWCHTVDRLKIATRLSEQRPAEMAPLNVLIQINISDETSKSGIGLSELDALAAQVAPLPGLVLRGLMAIPAPESDYQRQLAVARQMAGALQQLQARYPSADTLSLGMTDDMDAAIAAGSTMVRIGTAIFGARNYAAR
- a CDS encoding type IV pilus twitching motility protein PilT, translating into MPEMEELVAHSVKHYVSDLHLCTGFGCWWRRAGILEAAPLVFPEPAALLAGWLTPQQQLRFERDRQLDFAVTLACGQRLRANAFRQRLGVSLALRILPRHCPSLATLAPPAALEGALSRHSGILLVTGATGSGKSTSLAAMVGWLAQQGRHIVCLEDPLEYLHPPGNGLVQQREIGEHCLSFSDGLRAALREDPDVILLGELRDAETIRLALTAAETGHLVLGTLHTRGACQAVSRLVDVFPDAGKDVVRAQLAESLCAVLAQRLVAARAGGRVALFELLLNTTAVANLIREGKTHQLPGILQTGRGVGMQNFAHSLAERQAAGELA
- the ruvX gene encoding Holliday junction resolvase RuvX, which produces MSSGTSLAFDFGTKSIGVAIGQRITGTARPLHALKARDGTPDWNAVERLLKEWQPDDIIVGLPLNMDGSEQPLTGRARKFANRLHGRFGVSVTLHDERLTTVEARAGLFEQGGFRALDKGSVDSASAVVILESWFEQHP
- a CDS encoding YqgE/AlgH family protein, with the protein product MNLQHHFLIAMPGLRDPLFRRTVVYICEYNEDGAMGLIINKPLEGLNVREVLDKLKIDPALRDPEARLDKPVFVGGPLAEDRGFILHTPPDIFSASIRISDNTIVTTSRDVLETIGTDKQPEHILVALGYASWQRGQLEQEILDNAWLTAPADLNILFKTPIADRWREAAKLIGIDIHNMPVDAGHA
- the gshB gene encoding glutathione synthase, whose translation is MIKLGIVMDPIATINIKKDTSFAMLLEAQRRGYELHYMEMSDLYLTQGEARARTRLVSVEQNYDKWYEFGTEQDMALGDLDVILMRKDPPFDTEFIYATYILERAEDKGTLIVNKPQSLRDCNEKLFTAWFADLTPDTLVTRNKAQLKAFYEKHGDIILKPLDGMGGSSIFRVKAGDPNLPVIGETLTALGTRYCMAQNYLPAIKDGDKRVLVVDGEPVPYCLARIPQGGETRGNLAAGGRGEPRPLTESDWAIARRVAPVLKQKGLIFVGLDIIGDRLTEINVTSPTCVREIEAQFPISITGMLMDAIERRLAK
- the rsmE gene encoding 16S rRNA (uracil(1498)-N(3))-methyltransferase; the protein is MRIPRIYHPAPVTQGQQLALSDDAAGHVARVLRMGPGQAIQLFDGSNQIFNAEIVQADKKRVQVQVLSGEVDDRESPLHIHLGQVMSRGEKMEFTIQKSIELGVNVITPLFSERCGVKLDAERLEKKRQQWQKIAIAACEQCGRNRIPDIRPVMNLEQWCAEETTGLKLNLHPRAHQSINTLPQPVEQVRLLIGPEGGLSADEIAMTAKYQFTDILLGPRVLRTETTALTAITALQVRFGDLG
- the endA gene encoding deoxyribonuclease I produces the protein MARKFMLAAGVLIPALVTGSATAAGIHSFSRAKAAGVKVNADVPGDFYCGCKITWQGKKGHIDLRSCGYQVRKNPGRASRVEWEHVVPAWQFGNQRQCWQDGGRKNCARDPLYRQMESDMHNLQPAVGEVNGDRGNFMYSQWHGGERQYGRCEMKVDFKARMAEPPPRARGAIARTYFYMRDRYQLRLSRQQTQLFTAWDRQYPVTPWECKRDGRIAALQGNHNPYVQKACARRPPVGILTALQR
- a CDS encoding SprT family zinc-dependent metalloprotease, whose protein sequence is MKTPRIPIALVQAVMNSLRHHLQQARAHFHQEFAEPVVTWQQRGMAAGTAWPERNEIRLNPVLLLENQQAFIDEVVPHELAHLLVWTVFGRVAPHGKEWKWMMETVLGVPARRTHQFATASVRQKSFPYRCRCQQHMLTVRRHNRVLRGESQYRCVHCGDILLPDQTTS